A section of the Primulina eburnea isolate SZY01 chromosome 1, ASM2296580v1, whole genome shotgun sequence genome encodes:
- the LOC140835189 gene encoding uncharacterized protein isoform X5: protein MKALQASHKVSTRFGRKSVSRYGESPHPVPSSLKRPATVNAGKAAAKGLKLPKVPGSVTCFSSIRATKSSTLRVNHLKHNQITQPGSKISLKSHKNQTATKHSSSQPTCHPELNSGTSSVNRYSSANTSLQLGDKACNSGSKNIAANVNPSGMLHSSESWDQFATFSASSSQIAQSSGRITHLSQNQNMKPSGLRMPSPSLSFFCQPKSSASNSLSSRDADIDARGSQKPGNSRLRDKMIRIPEIVNNITESIKSNSTSICPRSRRFMPSTADVLCDALNIEKMCDKSVDGQTDEKGNNRTISLENVDFLKVDYEIRPQIDNCELEINDENFQVVNRSCTVESLSRGSGWRNLETTAEDNNEIHKSDGKKAVDEACQERITFDVSTTNSDADFGTHLEDETYYKGQKSKMMQGGCKDTCKPDCCKPFVALIDELEYPPIEIDKRCVETMERAIELVGLSGLQRSSCDEGATSEALKHRPTNVRSSDFGSDCQDKKADSIDVIDDKLQAGEANIQDTIFALPIPDSKNKVNLVPEVGDDIKESGKVSLIQDDCLRVELDSPITDEYNTSGGLFSEKRTYFRKPQQEEIVETHPSVGLDRNDRNNLNETNMDSHQTLVEKHDCNSDKVEVIEQSLTDAEVDFVGNSPTLIHKTSNLDGIYVCKASYFELDIPSRETMQSEVSANGSGDDGNYLRNGKSEKVLLLDPANGNMSEALYLDNGTLEIDLCSSFPKTNDHEVSKNMYNEVTKAMPLIKDDCQMNRKGSSLSPQEGGFDIDNQRNISDSRNMLAQPPETNKLNECCIERWEHLELPKFRSGEEKISCTNDGLHIKNLLQNQRTASDESLEDDSLGSIFATVAGSNVMHFGAVKNTSISAKELSLKSECCNVSDGTGGRSSFVDAITDPASIEPFSDDNTIEFHQETINSIHESRPNSGHDKAKSALATNNNKYGVGHSGKSHPCILSPSTIAFSDEWLAAIEAAGEQILTKKGGAVQNSPPDKLLPEPSPWSPVKKNNQIGPFDCTKFSNNLH from the exons GTGAACCATCTGAAGCACAACCAGATTACTCAACCAG GATCAAAGATATCCTTGAAAAGTCACAAGAACCAAACTGCAACAAAACATAGTTCTTCGCAACCAACTTGCCATCCAGAACTAAATTCT GGTACCTCATCAGTCAATAGATATTCGTCAGCCAATACAAGTCTACAACTGGGTGACAAAGCTTGTAATTCTGGTTCAAAAAACATTGCAGCTAATGTTAATCCATCCGGAATGCTGCATTCATCTGAGAGTTGGGATCAATTTGCAACTTTTTCTGCCTCCTCCTCTCAAATTGCTCAAAGTAGTGGAAGGATTACACATCTTTCCCAGAATCAAAATATGAAACCGTCAGGTTTGCGAATGCCATCACCATCATTATCTTTCTTTTGTCAG CCTAAATCTTCTGCGTCGAACAGCTTGTCTTCAAGAGATGCAGACATCGATGCTCGTGGGTCTCAAAAACCTGGAAATTCAAGGTTGCGAGACAAAATGATTAGAATTCCGGAAATTGTTAATAACATCACAGAGAGCATTAAGAGCAATAGCACATCCATATGCCCCAGATCGCGACGTTTTATGCCATCCACTGCCGATGTTTTATGTGATgctttgaatattgaaaaaatgTGTGATAAGTCTgttgatggacaaactgatgaAAAAGGAAACAACAGAACTATATCTCTGGAGAATGTGGATTTCCTGAAGGTTGATTATGAAATTCGGCCACAAATTGACAATTGTGAACTGGAGATAAATGATGAGAATTTTCAGGTGGTTAATCGCAGTTGTACAGTAGAAAGTCTATCACGTGGAAGTGGATGGAGAAATCTAGAAACGACTGCAGAAGATAACAATGAGATCCACAAATCTGATGGAAAGAAGGCTGTTGATGAAGCATGTCAAGAACGAATTACATTTGATGTTTCCACCACAAATTCTGATGCCGATTTTGGAACACATCTTGAAGATGAAACTTATTACAAAGGGCAGAAATCTAAAATGATGCAAGGGGGCTGTAAAGATACCTGTAAGCCCGATTGTTGTAAGCCATTTGTGGCACTGATTGATGAGCTTGAGTATCCTCCCATTGAGATTGATAAGAGATGTGTTGAGACAATGGAAAGAGCTATTGAGCTTGTTGGATTGTCGGGATTACAGAGGTCTAGCTGTGATGAAGGGGCAACCTCTGAAGCTTTGAAACACAGACCAACCAATGTCAGAAGTTCAGATTTTGGGTCTGACTGTCAGGATAAAAAAGCCGATTCTATAGATGTAATAGATGATAAATTACAAGCTGGAGAGGCAAATATTCAGGACACTATATTTGCATTACCTATTCCAGATTCCAAGAATAAGGTCAATCTTGTTCCCGAGGTTGGTGATGACATCAAAGAGAGTGGAAAAGTTTCGTTGATTCAAGATGATTGTCTTAGAGTGGAACTGGACTCACCAATAACTGATGAATATAATACAAGTGGTGGATTGTTTTCTGAGAAGCGAACATATTTTCGAAAGCCTCAACAAGAAGAAATTGTCGAGACACATCCATCAGTTGGCCTGGACAGAAATGATAGAAACAATCTGAATGAAACTAATATGGACAGCCATCAAACTCTGGTTGAAAAGCATGATTGCAATTCGGATAAAGTTGAAGTGATCGAACAATCACTTACAGATGCGGAGGTAGATTTTGTTGGCAATTCCCCGACATTAATCCACAAAACTTCCAATCTGGATGGTATATATGTGTGTAAAGCTAGCTACTTTGAACTTGACATTCCTTCTAGGGAAACAATGCAATCAGAGGTTTCTGCGAATGGGTCAGGGGATGATGGCAACTATTTGAGGAATGGTAAATCAGAAAAAGTTTTGTTGCTTGATCCTGCGAATGGAAACATGTCAGAGGCTCTTTATCTGGACAATGGGACCTTGGAgatagacctttgcagttcatTTCCTAAAACCAATGATCATGAAGTTTCCAAAAATATGTATAATGAGGTGACAAAGGCAATGCCATTGATAAAAGATGATTGTCAAATGAATCGGAAAGGTTCCAGTTTGTCACCACAGGAAGGTGGATTTGACATAGATAACCAGAGAAATATCTCAGATTCAAGGAATATGCTTGCACAGCCACCAGAGACgaataaattaaatgaatgctGCATTGAACGTTGGGAGCATTTGGAATTGCCAAAATTTAGAAGTGGAGAGGAAAAAATATCATGCACTAATGATGGATTGCATATAAAAAATCTTTTGCAAAATCAAAGGACTGCTTCTGATGAGTCCCTTGAAGATGATTCATTGGGCAGTATATTTGCGACTGTTGCTGGGTCAAATGTCATGCATTTCGGTGCTGTGAAAAACACCAGTATTTCTGCTAAAGAATTATCCTTAAAATCTGAATGTTGCAATGTTTCTGATGGAACTGGTGGTCGGTCATCTTTTGTGGATGCAATAACAGATCCTGCAAGCATCGAACCTTTTTCAGATGACAATACCATTGAATTTCACCAAGAAACTATTAATTCTATTCATGAATCACGTCCTAACTCAGGCCATGATAAGGCTAAATCTGCATTAGCAACAAA CAACAATAAATATGGGGTTGGACATAGTGGAAAAAGTCATCCCTGTATTCTTTCGCCAAGTACTATTGCATTTTCTGATGAATGGTTGGCTGCCATTGAAGCAGCAGGAGAG CAAATCCTCACCAAGAAGGGTGGGGCTGTACAAAATTCACCCCCCGATAAACTTCTTCCTGAGCCAAGCCCATGGTCTCCG GTCAAAAAGAACAATCAGATCGGACCATTTGACTGCACAAAATTCAGCAACAATCTGCACTGA